One genomic segment of Brassica napus cultivar Da-Ae chromosome A3, Da-Ae, whole genome shotgun sequence includes these proteins:
- the LOC125589873 gene encoding tetra-peptide repeat homeobox protein 1, with amino-acid sequence MNITKLTVVVFIAALCDNVGASRPRGMHNDTKLKDQKLQLEDIIGNIIGNITDPIIGIIGNNTRPIYTPIPTLPNNTSPAPSPDGGSVEIVPSLAPQGEATNGTKAPLSGGDIGVPSLAPEREASNSTEAPLNGGIIGVAPSPLSGGTVGVVPSPIQEGGAINGTEPPLSGAIIAPLRSPIVTEPPLSVDAIGVSPSLPPIGGGTEPTLSGDAIGVAPSLLPIGGGTEPPLSGGLSGGGVIGVVCNIPSCDI; translated from the coding sequence ATGAATATAACCAAGTTAACTGTGGTGGTCTTCATTGCAGCTTTGTGTGATAATGTTGGTGCAAGTCGGCCCAGAGGTATGCACAATGATACCAAACTCAAGGATCAAAAGTTGCAACTTGAAGACATCATCGGCAATATTATTGGGAACATCACTGACCCTATTATAGGCATTATAGGCAACAATACTAGACCTATATATACACCAATACCTACTTTGCCAAACAATACTAGTCCCGCACCTTCCCCTGATGGTGGCTCAGTAGAAATTGTCCCGTCCCTTGCTCCACAAGGTGAAGCCACTAATGGAACTAAAGCTCCTTTAAGTGGCGGGGACATAGGTGTCCCATCCCTTGCCCCAGAACGCGAAGCTAGTAATAGTACGGAGGCTCCTCTTAATGGTGGAATTATAGGAGTTGCTCCATCTCCTCTTAGTGGTGGCACTGTAGGAGTTGTTCCGTCTCCTATCCAAGAAGGTGGAGCCATCAATGGTACTGAACCTCCTCTTAGTGGTGCAATTATAGCACCCCTTCGCTCTCCTATTGTCACCGAACCTCCTCTTAGTGTTGATGCTATAGGAGTTTCTCCGTCTCTTCCCCCAATAGGTGGTGGCACTGAACCTACTCTTAGTGGTGATGCTATAGGAGTTGCTCCGTCTCTTCTACCAATAGGTGGTGGCACCGAACCTCCTCTTAGTGGTGGTCTTAGTGGTGGTGGCGTTATAGGAGTTgtttgtaacatcccgagttgtgatatatag